TCGAGTATTTTCGGAATATCCATCTTATACTTATTTTTGATCATATTTAAAGTATCAAGCCTGCTTTCTACCTCCTTAAGCCTGTGTTTATCGAGATTTACAAAATTCTGCACCTGCCTTATCTCGGTAATCGCTTCTTCCAGATTTGTTAAAGATTCCTGCAACAAATCTACTGATTTTTTTATGTGTACATTATCATCGGAAAATTTTGTCAGCTGAACAATAAAATAATTAATAATATCATAAACTGAATTTTCATTCTCAAAGACCTTTTGTTCAATGTCTGCGGACTGCTCGATTATTTCTTCAGCATGAGTTAATAAATTCAGTTCGTTTTGAAGCTTTTCATCTTCTTCTTCTTTGAGATCAATTTCTTCCAGCTCATTAACCTGATATTGATAGAGTTTTATCTTTTCTTCCTTTTCCTGTTCCTGTTCTTTTAAGTTTTGAAGTTCACTGATTTTTTTTTTTACATCCAGAAATTTTTCTTCAAATTCTTTTCTTTGCAAGGTCAGATTTCCAAAACTGTCGAGTATCTCCAGCTGATAAGTATTATCCAATAGTTTCTGCTGGTCTTTCTGGCTGTGAAAATCCAGCAATACTTCCCGGAATTCTTTGATAATGGAATTTGTTATTCTTCTTCCGTTTAAAAAAGCTTTCGCTTTTAAATTCGGATAAATTTCTTTCGTAAAGAAAACTTCATTATCAGAAATATCTACTTCATATTTTGAAAGCAATTCCAGAAATTTCTTATTCTGCTTATCGATAATAAAAACAACTTCCAGACGCGTTGTTTTTTCCTCATCAAAAACCATCCCGGAGCGAACTTTTCCTCCCAGAATAACATCGATCGCTCCCACGATGATCGATTTTCCTGCTCCGGTTTCTCCGGTCAGAACCATTAATCCCTTTTCAAAATCTAAATTTAATTTTTTAACGATTATGAAATTTTCGATCCGCAAACTCTTGATCATCTTTTTCCCATGTGAAGTTTTTTACGCAATACCTGATAAAAAGTCTTATTTGATAATTTTATGAAATCTACTTTTTGGTGAGCTGCCGTGATGATTATCTCATCATTGGTTTGAAGAGCGTGGGTGTTTTGACCGTCAAGCTGCAGGATCGTCTCATAAGGAATTTCCTTAACCTTGAAACTCAAAACATCCTTTGAAGAAAAAACCATCGGACGAACGGACAGAATATGCGGACTCAAAGGTGCAATTACGATCGCATCCATAACTGGAGAAAGGATCGGTCCACCTGCGGAAAGAGAATAGGCGGTCGAACCGGTGGGAGTGGCGGCAATGATTCCATCACACCGGGTTTCGACGACAAATCGACGATTACTGCATACGCGAATATCTATCAATTTCGGTACCTGTCCTTTATAAACAACCGCATCGTTGAGAGCCAGAGATGAGAAGATCATCTTTCCTTTTCTTTTGATGCTTGCTTTGAGCAGCATCCGGGATTGTACTTTGAACTTGTTTTTTTTCAGATCCTCGATCGATTTTTCCAATTCCGAAACCTTGATCTCTGATAAAAATCCAAGCTTCCCTAAATTGATTCCCAAGATCGGAGCACTTGATTTCAAGGCAAAATGTAAGGCTCGTAAAATCGTTCCATCTCCTCCGAAAACCAGGATGCAATCTAATTTTACCTTTTCTGTTGTCTCGATGGGCTTTATAAAATCCGGTAAAAATTCATTCTGTTCCGATAATTTAAAATACTTGAAATCCATATTCTCATAAAGATTTTTTAGAGAATCAAATATCGTTTTCTTATGTGCATATTTTGGATTGAAAAAAATACCGAAATTCTTCATAATTACTTCCATTAAGGAACTTTGCTGACCGGACTTCATAATGGATTTATCCGAATTGTTGTTCCGGTCAGAGTGTTCTGGCAATTGGTTTTATAGCTAGATGTTATCAACTCCATGCTTCGTTTTGGAGTCGAATCCAACACTACAACGATTCCCAAATCCTCAAATATGAACTATATCTTTCTCTTGGGAAAAAACCTTCCTCCACTGCTTTTTTAACAGCACAACCATGCTCATGTGAATGTGAACAATTATTATATTTACAATTACCCGCCAACTCTGCAAAACCAGGAAAAATCAAGGGAATATTATCTTTATTTTTCCGGTGCAAGCCAAAAGTTTTGATACCTGGTGTATCGACCAGATACCCCCCAAAATCCCAGGAAATTAATCTGCTGCTCGAAGTAGTGTGAACTCCTTTTTTGCTGTAATCACTAACATCCATAACTTTCAGGTTCAATCCCGGTTGGATTTTATTGATCAATGAAGATTTTCCGGTTCCGGAATGTCCGGAAAAAACAGTTTCTTTATCTTTCAGGATTTGGATTAGATTTTCCAGACCTTCTCCTGTTTTTGCAGATGTATAAATTATCTGATAACCGTTCTTTTGATAAAATCTAACTTGATTATTAATATCGTCTCTATTTCGTGCAAGGTCAATCTTGTTGATACAAATGATCGGAGTTATCTCATAAATTCCCGCAGCACAAATATACCTGTCGATTAGACCGAATTTTATTTCCGGTTCTAATATGGAAGAAACAATGACCAATTGATCAAGATTGGTTGCTATTATTATTTCAATTTGGAAGGAGGTTTCAGAAAATCGGGAGAGTGAATTTTTGCGGGGAAGGATCTCTTCGATTCTTGGATTTTCCGAAAGATCGACACGAACAAAATCACCGACAGCAACCAGCGATCTGGTCTCAAAATTCAATTGCTTTAGTCGTCCGCCTAGAGTACAAACCAACTCCTTCTCGTCAATATTCACAACGCATCTGTAGTTTGTCTTAACTTCTAAAACTCTTCCTTCCGTAAGTTTCAGTCCTGATTTATCTGATGTTTCTGCTTTTTGTGGTATTTTCTTTTCAGCCCTTTTTTCTTCTATAACTTCATCTTCTTCAAATGTATTTATATCACCAATTTCAATATTTTGCAGTTTGATATTTTGGCGGAGAAATTTCTTCTTATCTTTTTTTTTGCTCATTGTGAATGATTAAGTAGTTCCGTCCAGATGCCTGAAAACAGATACTTATCAGAATACTCGAAACAGTTGTGCCACCTTGAAAAAGTTAAGTAGAATATTTTCATTTAATAATACTTTCTAATGCTTTTTCTATTTTTTTCACTGCAACTCGTGTGTTGACGCACGGACCTTCCGGTCTTTCATTCAAAACTCCGTAAACCGGAATTGGAAAAACATCGTGCAGACCATCGACCAGGTCTCTCTCGCAAGCAACTGCAATGATAAATTTAGGACGGTTCTCGACGATAATTCTCCTGGCAAGAGTTCCACCGGTAGCAATCGCTATCGGAACTTTATATCTTACCGCTAATTTTGTCAGATCTCCAATATCGCATTTTCCGCATTCTACACATTTATTAATATCTACTGTTATGCGAATTCCACAGTCAGTATTTTGCAAACAGTGCGGTAATAATATCAAAACCTCGGAATTTTTGAATTTCTTCCTGATGACCTTGATGAATGAATTATTCACATGAACATAAGATTCACGGACTTTGTCTTTTGTGATGCCAACCGTTTTTCCCAATAAAATTGTTATCGGAAACAAGAATTGGATAGAAATCCGCACTGCAAAAGGAAAGATCAGGAAATTTCTTTTCGTGTAGGAAGTTAGATAAACAAGGGTTATTCCGAGAATCACAATAAAATAGAAAATCCGTAAAAGCGTTAAAGAAAAAGGTCTTAAAAATTCATGAATATCTTCCAAGCGGGGAGCAACAAACCACCATAAAATAGTGGTGACGATCATCATCAGGATCAAGCTGATCGTCGATAAAGATAAAAAAAGGTTTTTCCCTTTTGTGTTTATCTCAAAATCCATTGGTGAATTTTTCTCCGGTTCTGATCAATGCTCCAATATAAAATGCATAAGCATTCATGATCTTCTTTCCTTCCGGTTGAACTTTTTTCAATAAAAGGTCACTATCGACAGTAGCGACCACAATTCCTGCATTTTTTATGATATCGATAACTGTTCCGGGTTTGGAAATTGATTCATTTTGCATTATTTCGGTTTCAATTATTTTTATTCTTTTACTGCGGAAAGAAGCAACAACTCCCGGTCGTTCTGCCAAACCTCTTACCCGGTTTCTTATTTTCTCTGAAGACAAAGACCAATCTAACAATAAATCCTGCTTTTCAATTTTGCGGCTGAATGTTGCTTTGGAATCATCCTGTTTTATCAGTTCATAATCGTTATTTTCTATTTTCTCCAATACTTTCAAGACATCTTCCGCCCCCATTTTGGAAAGCCTGTCTGTAAGTTCTGAAAAACATTCATTCTCTTTTATTCTGATTTTTCTTTGATAAATTATCGGTCCTGCATCCATTTCAGCAAATATTTTGAAAATCGTATTTCCGGTAAATTTTTCATTGTTGAAAAGAGCATAGTTTACAGGAGCAGAACCGCGATATTTCGGTAAAAGAGAAGGATGTAGATTGATGCAACCGAATTCTGGAAGTCTCCTTATCTCTCTTTTCAAATATCCTCCGTAAGCAACCGTGACGATTATATCCGGATTTGTTTTCTGTATCTCCGCAATAGATTCCCGAGAATTTATATTCTCGGGTTGGATCAATGGTATGTTCAGCTCAAGAGCTTTGATCTTTATGGCGGGAGGTAATAATCTCTTTTTTCTACCTTTTGGTCTATCGGGTTGGGTAATACAAAGAATCGGTTTATATTTTGTTTTGCTTAGAAGTTCGAGAGTGGGAACAGCAAATTCCGGTGTTCCCATAAAGATGATATTGTTTAACATTTTTTCATTTTTAACTCACCCCAGCCCTCTCTTAAAAAGAGAGGAAGATAAATTGACTTCTGAAATTCCGTCATCCCCTGCTTCTCAAGAGGGGGACCAGAGAAGAGTTTCATTTTTCCCTGATGTTGACTCCATTTTCATCTGTGGTGCTTTCTAATTCTCTTAATTTCTTTTTAATAAATATCTTTCTCATTCTGGGAATTTTATCTACAAAGAGAATTCCTTCAAGATGATCGTTTTCGTGCTGCAAAGCTCGGGAGAATAAACCATCTGTTTCCAATTGTATTTCTTCACCTTTCTCATTTAAAGCATTCATCACAACTCTTTCAGCCCGATTTACTTTCTCGAAAATCCCCGGTAAACTTAAACATCCTTCCTCGTTCACCTGCATTCCTTCAAATTCAACAAATTCCGGATTAATAAAGACAAACGGCTTTTTTTTGTTTCCTTCCCTGAACCAGTAGGGATCTACAACAAAGATACGCAGAGATTTTCCAACCTGCGGAGCTGCTAATCCAATCCCATCTTTTTCATACATTGTCTTTATCAAATCATTGATGAATTGACGGATTTCATCTGTTATATCTTCAACAGATCCTGATACTTTTCGTAAAGTTTCATCTCCGTAAATCCTGACCGAAAGAATTTTAGCTTTTTGTTTATCCATATTTTTTACAACGAACTATTACTAACAAAAAAGAACATAAAAAAATTATTTCGTCGTATTTGTCTGCGGAGTTGCCTCGCTGATAATTCCGGCTATTGCAGCTCTCTGAACCTCAATTTTTGTGTTTGTTGTTTCATCTACTCGGATCACAACGATCGTCTTTTCTTTCTTGAAATTTACAACTTTTCCGAAAATACCACCGCTGGTGATCACATTGTCATGAACTTTCAGACTATCCAGCATGGCTTGGTGCTCTTTCTGCTTTTTTTTCTGCGGTCGGATGATCAAAAAATAAATGATGGCAAACATCAAACCGAACATGATGATCATCTGCATTCCGCCACCTTGTGATGGTGTCGCTTCTAATAACACATTATACATATTTTTCTCCTGTTTTTCTTATTTCATGCAAAAATTTATAATAT
This portion of the Candidatus Cloacimonadota bacterium genome encodes:
- a CDS encoding methionyl-tRNA formyltransferase gives rise to the protein MLNNIIFMGTPEFAVPTLELLSKTKYKPILCITQPDRPKGRKKRLLPPAIKIKALELNIPLIQPENINSRESIAEIQKTNPDIIVTVAYGGYLKREIRRLPEFGCINLHPSLLPKYRGSAPVNYALFNNEKFTGNTIFKIFAEMDAGPIIYQRKIRIKENECFSELTDRLSKMGAEDVLKVLEKIENNDYELIKQDDSKATFSRKIEKQDLLLDWSLSSEKIRNRVRGLAERPGVVASFRSKRIKIIETEIMQNESISKPGTVIDIIKNAGIVVATVDSDLLLKKVQPEGKKIMNAYAFYIGALIRTGEKFTNGF
- the yajC gene encoding preprotein translocase subunit YajC, whose product is MYNVLLEATPSQGGGMQMIIMFGLMFAIIYFLIIRPQKKKQKEHQAMLDSLKVHDNVITSGGIFGKVVNFKKEKTIVVIRVDETTNTKIEVQRAAIAGIISEATPQTNTTK
- the rsgA gene encoding ribosome small subunit-dependent GTPase A, translating into MSKKKDKKKFLRQNIKLQNIEIGDINTFEEDEVIEEKRAEKKIPQKAETSDKSGLKLTEGRVLEVKTNYRCVVNIDEKELVCTLGGRLKQLNFETRSLVAVGDFVRVDLSENPRIEEILPRKNSLSRFSETSFQIEIIIATNLDQLVIVSSILEPEIKFGLIDRYICAAGIYEITPIICINKIDLARNRDDINNQVRFYQKNGYQIIYTSAKTGEGLENLIQILKDKETVFSGHSGTGKSSLINKIQPGLNLKVMDVSDYSKKGVHTTSSSRLISWDFGGYLVDTPGIKTFGLHRKNKDNIPLIFPGFAELAGNCKYNNCSHSHEHGCAVKKAVEEGFFPRERYSSYLRIWESL
- the recN gene encoding DNA repair protein RecN; its protein translation is MIKSLRIENFIIVKKLNLDFEKGLMVLTGETGAGKSIIVGAIDVILGGKVRSGMVFDEEKTTRLEVVFIIDKQNKKFLELLSKYEVDISDNEVFFTKEIYPNLKAKAFLNGRRITNSIIKEFREVLLDFHSQKDQQKLLDNTYQLEILDSFGNLTLQRKEFEEKFLDVKKKISELQNLKEQEQEKEEKIKLYQYQVNELEEIDLKEEEDEKLQNELNLLTHAEEIIEQSADIEQKVFENENSVYDIINYFIVQLTKFSDDNVHIKKSVDLLQESLTNLEEAITEIRQVQNFVNLDKHRLKEVESRLDTLNMIKNKYKMDIPKILDYLKKVKREIDFYSSGKKQIEILEKNYSQEKKKLQVLAEQLSKERQKIALKFEKEIVQNIKKLALPEANLKIRFDKVNTKKEFTSDFKYLTRSGQDEIEFFFSANRGVKMQPLKYAASGGEFSRVLLTIKKILSGKMDKKTIIFDEIDTGIGGNIAKLLGKFIANIGKSHQVICITHLPQIAAFADNNYAIKKRKGTKFPGIEIKRLNEKDKKEEIARMLAGTGSKLALKYAEEILKKNNKEI
- a CDS encoding DUF116 domain-containing protein — translated: MDFEINTKGKNLFLSLSTISLILMMIVTTILWWFVAPRLEDIHEFLRPFSLTLLRIFYFIVILGITLVYLTSYTKRNFLIFPFAVRISIQFLFPITILLGKTVGITKDKVRESYVHVNNSFIKVIRKKFKNSEVLILLPHCLQNTDCGIRITVDINKCVECGKCDIGDLTKLAVRYKVPIAIATGGTLARRIIVENRPKFIIAVACERDLVDGLHDVFPIPVYGVLNERPEGPCVNTRVAVKKIEKALESIIK
- a CDS encoding NAD(+)/NADH kinase, which translates into the protein MKNFGIFFNPKYAHKKTIFDSLKNLYENMDFKYFKLSEQNEFLPDFIKPIETTEKVKLDCILVFGGDGTILRALHFALKSSAPILGINLGKLGFLSEIKVSELEKSIEDLKKNKFKVQSRMLLKASIKRKGKMIFSSLALNDAVVYKGQVPKLIDIRVCSNRRFVVETRCDGIIAATPTGSTAYSLSAGGPILSPVMDAIVIAPLSPHILSVRPMVFSSKDVLSFKVKEIPYETILQLDGQNTHALQTNDEIIITAAHQKVDFIKLSNKTFYQVLRKKLHMGKR
- the def gene encoding peptide deformylase, with translation MDKQKAKILSVRIYGDETLRKVSGSVEDITDEIRQFINDLIKTMYEKDGIGLAAPQVGKSLRIFVVDPYWFREGNKKKPFVFINPEFVEFEGMQVNEEGCLSLPGIFEKVNRAERVVMNALNEKGEEIQLETDGLFSRALQHENDHLEGILFVDKIPRMRKIFIKKKLRELESTTDENGVNIREK